One window from the genome of Breoghania sp. L-A4 encodes:
- a CDS encoding sensor domain-containing diguanylate cyclase, with protein MIEKIRKHPLSHIVSSIAASVAVIEEGDHGGYIISACNNRFADIFCDRTPARDERIRRLPVALDSILQSENRTEFVERITECFTFGEPVEFLHTCMFEDPAKNWRMSLKPLLDKDGRISGILTTAQNVTKKKLAEKQITLVNSRFSAVVEAAYDGIITINQQSRIILFNQAAQKLFGYAASEIIGEPIERLIPDEFRARHGQYIATFSRGSQASQAMSDRSHVLGRHKDGTTFPVDIAISKLDVHGTVEFTAIVRDASERLQLLDQLAEKARTDHLTGLLNRREFDLRGRELFEASASSHAPLSLLMLDLDHFKRINDTHGHDIGDDVLRFAARLGVSSVRSTDIFARLGGEEFGVLMPGATEDVAREMAERIRGNYQSQSSRSRRGARAVPFTVSIGTATMAATDSTLESLLKRADKALYRAKNAGRNQVAVG; from the coding sequence GTGATCGAAAAAATAAGAAAACACCCCCTGTCACACATTGTGTCCAGCATTGCCGCCAGCGTTGCGGTCATCGAGGAAGGTGATCATGGCGGCTACATCATCAGCGCCTGCAACAATCGGTTCGCCGACATCTTTTGCGATCGCACGCCTGCGCGCGACGAACGGATACGGCGACTTCCGGTCGCGCTCGACTCGATCCTTCAATCCGAAAACCGGACCGAGTTCGTCGAGAGGATCACAGAATGCTTCACCTTTGGCGAGCCGGTGGAGTTCCTGCATACCTGCATGTTTGAGGACCCTGCGAAGAACTGGCGGATGTCACTGAAGCCGCTGCTGGACAAAGACGGCCGCATCAGCGGGATTCTGACGACGGCGCAGAACGTCACGAAAAAGAAGCTGGCGGAAAAGCAGATCACGCTCGTCAATTCGCGCTTTTCCGCGGTCGTGGAAGCCGCCTACGACGGGATCATCACGATCAACCAGCAAAGCCGGATCATCCTGTTCAACCAGGCCGCGCAAAAATTGTTCGGCTATGCCGCGAGCGAGATCATCGGCGAACCGATAGAGCGCCTCATTCCGGATGAGTTCAGGGCGCGGCACGGACAGTATATCGCCACGTTCTCCCGCGGTTCGCAGGCGTCCCAGGCGATGAGCGACCGCAGCCATGTGCTGGGCCGGCACAAGGACGGCACGACCTTTCCGGTGGACATCGCCATCTCGAAACTCGATGTGCACGGCACGGTCGAGTTCACAGCCATTGTCCGCGACGCATCCGAAAGGCTACAACTGCTCGACCAGCTTGCGGAGAAGGCGCGCACCGATCATCTTACCGGACTGCTCAACCGCCGGGAGTTTGACCTACGCGGCCGCGAACTCTTCGAAGCATCGGCAAGCAGCCACGCGCCGCTGTCCCTGCTTATGCTCGATCTGGATCACTTCAAGCGCATCAACGACACCCATGGCCATGATATTGGCGACGACGTCCTGAGGTTCGCGGCGCGGCTCGGCGTAAGCAGCGTGCGCAGCACCGACATCTTCGCGCGCCTGGGCGGCGAGGAATTCGGCGTGCTAATGCCCGGCGCCACCGAGGATGTTGCCCGGGAAATGGCCGAACGCATCCGTGGCAACTATCAAAGCCAGTCATCCAGGAGCCGCCGCGGCGCGCGTGCCGTACCCTTCACCGTAAGCATCGGCACGGCCACCATGGCCGCAACGGACAGCACCCTGGAAAGCCTTCTGAAGCGCGCCGACAAGGCGCTGTACCGGGCCAAGAACGCCGGGCGAAACCAGGTGGCCGTCGGCTAG